ATTgtttgttgtaaaaattttcTCCAATGAGCAGCCCAAAGAAAGAATGTCATTCTTGTTGGGACTTTAGGCTtcaaaatacttttccaagggTATGTCACAACTCCTCTTGGGGCttgtatatttattttcataaaagtaAAGCTTCTCATGGTTCAAAATTAGATTGGTAAAAGCCTTGCTAAAAATCACATCTTTGCAAGTGAAATTATCCATATCCATTAAAATGTCTCTTGTGAATTTCATCAAATACTAATGGGTTATCTAAATCAACATGTGTATGCAAACCTTTCATGTCCAAAAGAACACTCTTAGGACTTGCCTCAAACACTTGGTGTGCATCACTTTCTTGAATAGTTTCTTTAAAATGCATTAAAGTACTCATCTCTAAATCACCATCATCAACATAGACACCATAGATTGGTGGAGAATTCTAGTCTGACACAAACAGATAAACTCTTTCGAAATTTTCACTCAAACGGTTCATTAGTTTGAGTATTTTCACAAATGAAAATTTCAGAATTCTTGTCTACGACACAAACGGTTTGAGTATTTTCAGAAAAGCTTACTACTTATCACTCTTTACATTCCTACTAGTGTGGCCAACAAGATTGGAAAAATACAGAGGGACTTCCTTTGGGAAGGTATGGGGGTGAATCAAAGCAACATTTGGTAGGATGGGGTAAAGTGTGCGCCCTTATGGCCAACGGTGGTTTGGGGATAAGGAAATTGACTACCTTTAATAATGGCCTATTAGGTAAATGGCTATAGCTCTTTGGGGTTGAGGAGAATTGCCTTTGGGGGAGGGTGGTAGCTAtgaagtttggggaagagtGGGGGAATATACCTCTTAGTTGGCAAGGGTGTTTAAGGTTGTGGTTTGTGGAGAGGTATTCGTATGGGTTGGgggatttttgttaaaatactcGGTTTGAGATTAGGGTGGGAAATAGAGTGAGATTATGGCATGATTTTTGGTGTGGGGATCAACCTCTTTGAGTGACATTCCCGGTTTTGTATGAGATAGCCATTGATAAAGAGGCCTCTGTTGGGGAGTGAAGGCACCTAGGttgagtttcttcttcttcttttttttttttggactgcGGCTCGGAATAAGATACTGGTGATGATTTATTGATTCATTGTGAGAAGGCTCATAAGTTATAGTGCTTTGTCTTTCAATCTTTTAGGGTTTCTTGGGTCATACCAAAAATGGTGATTGATCTTCTCTTTGGTTGGGGAAACACTCGTCAGATATTTGGAACTTAGTACCATTGTGCCTGATGTGGTGCATATGGAGGGAACAGAATAGGCGTACGTTTAAGGATGTGGATAGTTTGGAAGACTAGTTGCTCTCTTCTTTCAGTGGTTACTAGTTTGATTGGTCTTGGGCTTGGAGACTCACATCTTGTGTCTCCATTTCTTTGTTCATTAGTTCtcttcatttttgtaattagttttctgtttttactttcttctttttgtatttGACTACTATGTAATTTTTCTGCATATAGTAGTGCATATCTTGTTCttacttatataatttttttttttttttttggtgaggtTACTTATTTAGTTTGGGCTTAGTTATCAAAGCCCAAGGAGGTCAAGTGCTATTAAAGTTAGGTATTagtcatttatttttatgatataatggtttttattcaataggggagagaatattttttctaaatttttagagGCTATGAAGCTTTATTTGAGTGTTTGTTTtggcatgagagagagagagagagaaggggggggggggggggattaaACTTTAAAGAGGTAAGAAGACTCAGTATAattggttgaattttcaaagtaCGTGTATTATATAGAAAACTGGGATGTAGCAGTTGGCtttgtatctttttttaatggaagatgTGGGAGGTGCTGGATTGCAATTTCTTTGTGGTACTCAGATCTTTCAGAATTGAAGCCACAGAGTTGAGTTGCTACTGACGGCTTGTTTGTTTGTATGTATATTCTTGTGTTTGTGTATCTGTTTATATCCATGCTTCTATATACTTACATTTAGGACAAGTAGAATTTAATTTCTCAGGTTTAGTTGTTCTGATTGCAGGTTTATATTATTGTACCCTCATTTCATGCACACTTGTCTCCATCAATATATGGTGCAGTTCTGGAATTGATTGCACATCTAGGTACTCTGCATTCGAAGTCTGAATCTGCATCATCAGAAACTCTTGATCCACATGGTATCACATCAAATGAATGGAGGAATCCAGTTTTTGGTTTATCTATCAGTGCAAATTTGGAGTTGGTCTGTCTAGAAATTGATCTTGCAAATAATGGAGATAACAGTTCTGCACTCATGCTTGCTCTAAAAGATTTGGATTTGTGGTAAGTGGATTTTGTGTTTCTGAATACTTGTTTGTGTACCTCCATAGGTGTACTCTTGAAACCACAACTTTATGTActttaattccttttttttttttcgtgtggctttaaattgattattgaaACTTGCAGTGTGATGGttagaggcttttttttttttgggggggggtgggggggataAATAATGTCTTTTTAGAGGCTTTTCTTTAGTTGTTGCTTTAGATTAAATTTGCCCAGAAAAAATGAAGTTCATGCTCTGTTGTGAAATTGCAGGTATGCTCTTGGGAAAATTGAGCAGTGCTGGATCTGTATGAAGGCATTGAACATCACAACCTATCCATTGAGAGGGGAAGGAGAGAGCCATGTTCTGTACTCATGTGGGAATGCACCTTATACTAATTCTATGTATCAGCATGACACTGATATTGGTCTTAATGGTAGAGGTGATAGTTATACTGACATAAATTTGTCTGCTGAAGAATGCTTTCTTTTACATTATGAATCTCTTAGAACAGATTTGGTTTGCCACAAGTTTACACTTCACTTCAATGATGCTGATGTCCACTGCTACCCATATGTAATTGGATTGCTGACTGGATTTTTTGATAGACTGTCTATATATGGTACATCTTCTGACAGTACCTATAGCCCCATGGTGGATACTGAAGTTCCAAATACTGCATCTGGTTTTGAGTTTCAAAGGTTTGGTTTTTCCAACTTTTTTGAAACTGGGTCCTCCGAATATGCGAGTATACCTTTAGATCACTTCCCATTTGTCACTATTTGCAACTCTGGTTCTCTTGCTAGCCTTGAGAGTTCACTTCTTTATCCCAATTACGAGTGGAGAAAATATCTGAATCTAAGGGACAGAAAAATAAGAAGTCCAAAGTTCAGTATAAAGGAGGGATCTAAACTATTTCATGCTCCAAAATTATTATCCACGTCTGGTACAGAAGCAATTCGTGTGTGTGGGACCCCTGGTGTCACTGATCAATTTCTTATAGATTTGCATCTCCGTCAAATCAGAGTGCATTTTCATGATTCCTCGTGCGTTGTTGGAACAATTGCAGTACCATTCTCTAAATCTTCACTCTTTATTACTGAAGATTCTATGGATATATTATGCTCTATAGAGGGATTGATTCTCACCTCATCTTGGTGGACAAAAACATTTTGTGAGTTTTTATGGGGCCCCTCATTACCAAATCTATCTCCGATTTTGAACATACGTGtgaggaaaggaaaaaataaatatttgagttCTCACTTTGAAGTAAGCATCAGCATTCAGCATGTACATTGCATTTTACCGGCTGAATATTTGGCCATAATAATAGGTTACTTTGCATTGTCTGATtggaattcaaattcaaatgatCAACCTGTCACTGATGGCCACGAGTACATTAATCATGCAAATGAGGATTCCTTTATATATAAGTTTGAGATACTGGACTCCACTTTGATTTTGCCTGTGGAAAGCAATGAGTGTCAGTTTCTGAAGGTTGAATTTCGACAACTATACTGTAGTTTCATCCATGAGAGAATTTCAGATGATGCATTGAAGGAAATCCCTCGTGAATATTTGGTACCAGTGCATAAACTTGCGAGAAGAAATCACTGTTTAAATGTCTTCGGACAGGATTTGTTCCTATCATTTGTATTGTTCAAGGATGATGGACATGTTTGCTCAATGTTTGATCAAGATACTGACTCTGTTTATATTAGTTTAGTTGCACCTCTAAGTGCTGATGTTTGGGTTACAATACCTTGTGAGAGTGAATCCCTTTGTAGAAGCTCTCCCTCAATCACATGTGTCATGACAAGGATCCGAGACTGTCAAATTATGGCTGATGGTAGGAGCTTTATCTTTCATGGGTCACTTATTACTagaatcaaaataatttatctTGTCATGTTTCATCTATGAATTAATGCATGCCTTCTCTTTGTTAACAGATGGTCActtttttaatggatttgaGGCTGTACAGGATGTTATTGATCAGTTTTCCACTGTACTTGATCAATCAAAAGAATTCAAATCTGATGTTCTACAGTTTCTTCAGTCAAGGAAGTTTTTAAAAGAGATTAGTGCAGTTCCATCTGTTGGGTCAAGCACGATATTCACAGAAGTTCAGTGttatgttaattcaatgttaaTAAACTTGCATCACTGTGGAAAAGATTCAACGGAAATGGTTGCTAAGGCTGAAGTGCAATTTTCATGCTCTGCATCATTGAAAGATGACAAACTCTTAAGCTTGGGAGTTACTTTCTCTTCCTTGGAGTTATATTCTTTGCCTAATTCTATCTTATTAGCACAATGCTCATCCACATGCTCATCCGCATCTGTTCTTGACATTTCTTTTTCTGAGTCAATTCATGAAGAAAATGAGTTTTGtgtttctcttccttctcttgatATTTGGCTACATTTGGTTGACTTGGTTAAGCTTGTTGACCTTATCAATTCTTATGCTGGACAACTGACCAAAACAATACCTTTGGATCCACCAAAAAATGTGTCAGTTGATGTTTCTCCGAATTCTCTTCATTCTGCAAACATGTCAACTCAGTTTTCATCAGTGAACATGAAGCGGGATGCTGTTACTCTGATTGTGAGGTCTGAAGATGTTGGCATTACATTTTACTTCCCTGTTTCGGTCAGCAAAGAAGCATGCCAGCAACTTCAACTGGACAACGATTACAAGAATGCACCTCAGAATGTTTCATATGATGTACTTAGAGAAAAAGACTGTAAATTTATTGCTGTGAGTTTGTGTAGTAAAAGTATTAGATTATTTTTAGAAGgcagaaatataaaatttaactcCAACTTGGAAAAATTGAGTGGCATGATTGTTATATGTGAGGAAAAGAGTGTTCCATCTTGGCCTCTTTTCCAGATTTATCAGGTTGATGTGGAGGTTCAGATTAGTAATAATCAGATGGAACTCATGAATGTCGAAGTGGAGATTCATTGCGATCGTTCAGATGTGTGGCTTTCACATCGTGTGTTCTACTTCCTTCACAGTGCATGTTTCAATGTTCCTGAAGTAGAGTCTTCTGAATTTGGGTTTGGTCAGATTGATTTTAAGGCCAATTTAAGGAAGGTTTCACTTCTGCTAAGTGATGGAAGGGTATGTTGGCCTGGCCTTTATGActacttatttaaaatttttgtatatgCATTTACTCAATTGTGAGAGATGGAGATAGAGTTgtgcaaagaaatttttttaaccttgTGTTTATGCAGTGAACTCTGCAATGACTTTTATCTTCTATACAGAGTCAATTTTTTCTAGCAGATGGTGGAGATGAGTTTTAGAGCTAACTTTTCAAAATTCTAATATGGTTTAGTGAGACAAATATATTGGTAGAATCTTTCAAAGAATTCTCTGTCAATATGTTGGTGTTTTGATTTACATCAAGTTTTCTCTAAAGCCATCGAACCTTTGAAAAGAGGGATTAGTGAAATTCTTTAAAATACCTTATTGTAAATCTACTAATTTTGTCTATAGACTAAGAAGGATTATCTTTAAATTTGATAGAAGTATtatatacattatatatatatatataatgtatgtatgtattgcaATTATGTGGAAAATACAGTGTGATAGgaataattatattttgaatGATTCAGATCTAAATGGGAACTTGCtgaaaagcatttttttttacactctGTATGACTGGTTGCATGCTTTTGGAAATTCGCATTGTGattctttcttggatttcattgctattataatttttctggTGTAACTTGATGAGGGGATGAATTATAATCCTTCTGCATACTAATTATTTGTGTTTTCTTCgaataaaatttattacttaCATAAAGAAAAGTTTCCGTGCGACCAAGGTACATTGTATGCTCTGATTTATCTCACTTGTGTAATTATTTTAACATTATTCTCTAATTTAGCCTGTTCAACAACTTGTGCCATCAAGGGGTATGCTACTTGGGAGCTGTATTTCTGGTTCTATTTGGTtgtttttactagttttttcCTTGGTAACTGATTATCAATATTGCTTGCTTTTATTCAGTCCCATTCTTAAATTTCATTGCATATGGACATTGGATTTGTTCTTTATTTGCCATTTAATTTAGGTTTTATTGATCACCTGATGTAAAGGAGTTGGCTCTTACCCTTTGTACTTCATGTTGCTTTCCATGTAGTGGAGTTGTAGTGGACCTTTGATGGAAATTCTTTTGAGGAACATCGCCTTGCGTGCTAAAGTGACTGAAAACAACATTGAGGGTTCAGTCACAGCTGAATTTCAAGTGAACTACAATAACATTCACAAGGTATATGTGCACTGGGATCAGTATCTCTTAATTTTTCCAGTATGAATGATATGCTCATTGCTGATTTATCTGCTTACAATGGTTGCAGGTGTTGTGGGAACCCTTTATTGAGCCTTGGCAATTTCAGATGGTTGTGATTAGAAAGAATGAGATGAGTGCTTTGCTGAACAGCTTCATAATGACAGATatccaattgaaatcaatagGGCAGCTTAACTTGAACTTTACGGAATCCCTTATTGAGGtatattatgatttattatttcatttgcTTCCAAGATCATCTCTCTACCTAAAAGAATTTTTCAAGTGTACATTTTGACAATATAAATGTCATtttaatcttatatatataattttgaaggtGATTGAATGAAAATATATGCAGTCTTATCAGACATTGGCACAGAAAAATTGGGGTTTTTCTATCAATgactatttttaatttgttggccTTAATATTGATGATGCATGTTCAACTCCCTTAAATGCATTTGAGAAACACAATGCTGCATTTAAATTCTAGGTGGCATCTTATGTGCAATAATAAATTCTAGTAACAGTGGTTGCAGAAGGGTAAGGTGCCTACCAACCACCTCTCCAGACCCTATAGATGTTAGAGCCTTGGGAATTGGGTATGATGAATAGTGGTTGTAGAAGTAGATGCATCATTTGATCTTGTCTCTAATTCTTTTAATGGTTCAGGCACAACTAGatgctatttaaaaaaaaaaaaaaaaaaacgttaacCTTTcgtttcttctcttttgtgcAGCTTCACCTTGTTGGttcttattattttcataaaatctgttgctaagtaactttttttttttttttggggtgttcTCTTGCAGTGTCTTTCCAGGACAATTGAGATGATTAATGATGCTTGGGATCTGATGGAACCATATGATCATCCTGAAAGCCAGAAACTCTTAAATTCTCCAATTACTAAATATATGTCTGATGGGAGATATGCTCCTTATATACTTCAAAATTTGACTTCTGTGCCACTAAAATATCATGTTTATCAAGGGCTGGATGGTTGTGGTGAGTTTGATGTCTCAGAAGTGAGAGATGGAAATCATGTGCTTCCAGGTTGTTCTGTTCCTATTTATATTAAGGAAACTCCTGAAGAACAACTTTCTCGTTATAGGACAGCCCATTCTTCTGATAGACTTAATGAGCAGAAATCAAATGGGGTTGCTCATCATTTTATTACCATTCAACTTGATGGAACATCTGTGCCTTCTGTTCCTATTTCAATGGATTTTGTGGGACTTACCTGTTTTGAGGTTGATTTTTCTAAGGCATACAATGATGACACTGAAGATAATGGAACATATACCAGCAGTGGTTTTGTTGTTCCAGTTGTGTTTGATGTTTCAGTGCAGCGCTATtgcaaattaataaaattatactcAACAGTAAGTACAGAGTCCAatatttgttttagtttttaatgcTAATGAGGTTCCCTTACATTTCCTGTattgctttttcatttttccccccATATATGTCTTTCTCGCTAAGTCACAGTTAATATACTTAGGTTGTACTTTCAAATGCAACTTCAGTGCCATTGGAGCTGCGATTTGATATTCCATTTGGCGTATCCCCAAAGGtatgaacaagaaaaaaaattatttactccTGTAATTAATCTAAGGTACCTATTCTAGTGTGTGTTGCAGTGGGTTACAAAACTTAATATGCATTCTCCTTTTTCAGATATTAGACCCAATATATCCCGGTCAGGAGTTACCGCTACCTTTACATTTGGCTGAAGCTGGTCGCATGAGTTGGCGCCCAATTGGaaatttatatttgtggagtgaatATTATAACCTCTCAAGTCTACTCTCACAGGAGAGCAAAATTGGATTTCTTAAATCCTTTGTTTGCTATTCACCTCAAGCAAGTGGTGATCCATTTCGCTGTTGCATGTCAGTTAGAAATATCAGTTTGCATTCATCTAGTCGACCAAGGAAGAGTGGTTCTCTGCATGAGGGTACTTTAAAGAAGTCTTTTGAAAGTCGTGGTCAAATATTGCATAATTTGGATGAGTCAAAGAAGCGGTTTGTTCACCAACTGACCCTGACTACTCCATTAGTGGTGAACAACTACCTTCCTGAGTCAGTCTCATTGAGAATAGAAAGTGGTGGGGTTACTCGTACTGCAATTCTTTCAGAGGTTTGTGATGTAATATCTTGTAGCTGATGTATCTTAATTTGAGTATGGAGTCCTGTactgccttttattttctttagttttattgAGCATATAATTACTAAGAAATTTTGTGTCCTAATCTTTAACAGGTGGAAACTTCCTTTCATCATATTGATCCTTCACATGACCTGGCTCTGGAAATCCATATGCAAGGATTTAAACCATCAGATTTGAGGTTCCCTCGTACTGAAGAATTCTGTGCAATGGCTAAGTTCAGTGGGACCAAGTTTTCACTGTCTGA
This genomic stretch from Quercus robur chromosome 4, dhQueRobu3.1, whole genome shotgun sequence harbors:
- the LOC126721029 gene encoding uncharacterized protein LOC126721029 isoform X6, with translation MVCPCSKKVILLMKMPIVEEGLLYHKQPSCSVQVDVSPNCEVELSVKGMLQPLEVTFDVEFFLSFTEFFDVLKSSSFQHDRLLSSLNGINNVNARLLSKAEYILSSRKKVIWDVSIINIILNVPWRNAVSEQFNLVLEFGALSFVSKSDLGFPSSKFEEQSCNLRNLFNSISNHSFHLQDLYDHFEVKLNDFEMKIMVPHHTQTVSVLEKFCPSITLASCVILDESILRQLEVYIIVPSFHAHLSPSIYGAVLELIAHLGTLHSKSESASSETLDPHGITSNEWRNPVFGLSISANLELVCLEIDLANNGDNSSALMLALKDLDLWYALGKIEQCWICMKALNITTYPLRGEGESHVLYSCGNAPYTNSMYQHDTDIGLNGRGDSYTDINLSAEECFLLHYESLRTDLVCHKFTLHFNDADVHCYPYVIGLLTGFFDRLSIYGTSSDSTYSPMVDTEVPNTASGFEFQRFGFSNFFETGSSEYASIPLDHFPFVTICNSGSLASLESSLLYPNYEWRKYLNLRDRKIRSPKFSIKEGSKLFHAPKLLSTSGTEAIRVCGTPGVTDQFLIDLHLRQIRVHFHDSSCVVGTIAVPFSKSSLFITEDSMDILCSIEGLILTSSWWTKTFCEFLWGPSLPNLSPILNIRVRKGKNKYLSSHFEVSISIQHVHCILPAEYLAIIIGYFALSDWNSNSNDQPVTDGHEYINHANEDSFIYKFEILDSTLILPVESNECQFLKVEFRQLYCSFIHERISDDALKEIPREYLVPVHKLARRNHCLNVFGQDLFLSFVLFKDDGHVCSMFDQDTDSVYISLVAPLSADVWVTIPCESESLCRSSPSITCVMTRIRDCQIMADDGHFFNGFEAVQDVIDQFSTVLDQSKEFKSDVLQFLQSRKFLKEISAVPSVGSSTIFTEVQCYVNSMLINLHHCGKDSTEMVAKAEVQFSCSASLKDDKLLSLGVTFSSLELYSLPNSILLAQCSSTCSSASVLDISFSESIHEENEFCVSLPSLDIWLHLVDLVKLVDLINSYAGQLTKTIPLDPPKNVSVDVSPNSLHSANMSTQFSSVNMKRDAVTLIVRSEDVGITFYFPVSVSKEACQQLQLDNDYKNAPQNVSYDVLREKDCKFIAVSLCSKSIRLFLEGRNIKFNSNLEKLSGMIVICEEKSVPSWPLFQIYQVDVEVQISNNQMELMNVEVEIHCDRSDVWLSHRVFYFLHSACFNVPEVESSEFGFGQIDFKANLRKVSLLLSDGRWSCSGPLMEILLRNIALRAKVTENNIEGSVTAEFQVNYNNIHKVLWEPFIEPWQFQMVVIRKNEMSALLNSFIMTDIQLKSIGQLNLNFTESLIECLSRTIEMINDAWDLMEPYDHPESQKLLNSPITKYMSDGRYAPYILQNLTSVPLKYHVYQGLDGCGEFDVSEVRDGNHVLPGCSVPIYIKETPEEQLSRYRTAHSSDRLNEQKSNGVAHHFITIQLDGTSVPSVPISMDFVGLTCFEVDFSKAYNDDTEDNGTYTSSGFVVPVVFDVSVQRYCKLIKLYSTVVLSNATSVPLELRFDIPFGVSPKILDPIYPGQELPLPLHLAEAGRMSWRPIGNLYLWSEYYNLSSLLSQESKIGFLKSFVCYSPQASGDPFRCCMSVRNISLHSSSRPRKSGSLHEGTLKKSFESRGQILHNLDESKKRFVHQLTLTTPLVVNNYLPESVSLRIESGGVTRTAILSEVETSFHHIDPSHDLALEIHMQGFKPSDLRFPRTEEFCAMAKFSGTKFSLSETVTFYADLSNGPIHVTVEKRIDAFSAAKELFIYVPFLLYNCTGFPFMISESSDEMNGVGCMIPSCYDLDEQLVGKKDGLSLLSSSLDSHAKPPPSLRTSSLENLVVSTRENVNLYSARFLSKPLISSKSITNSHKHSDITDLDSQKAFLNGSKNSLSSSSPLASRNSNSEGHELGRVKACMYCPRPISSTNDVMVRVSRCLPECVSESTPLSSWSSPFYLVPPSGSTTILVPKSSSNSASMISVTSSAVAGPIAGRTNAITFQPRYVISNACSKDLCYKQKGTDFVFQLGVGEHAHLHWTDTTRELLVSVRYNEPGWQWSGSFLPDHLGDTQVKLRNYVSNALNMVRVEVQNADVSIQDEKVVGSLHGNSGTNLILLSDDDTGYMPYRIDNFSKERLRIYQQKCETFETIVHSYTSCPYAWDEPCYPHRLTVEVLGERVLGSYALDDVKDYMPVYLPSTSEKPERTLRLSVNAEGATKVLCVIDSSFHILNDMKNSSAYHLREKGKHAQKQDKLIDYKEKISVVIPHIGISLINSYPQELLFACVKNLTIDLLQSLDQQKLSIQISSLQIDNQLRTTPYPVMLSFDHEYRYSSASQIRTKDKSAKTRTERFFPMASDNSCEPVFYLAVSKWRKKDISLVSFEYISLRVAEFRLELEQEVILSLFDFFKNVYSRFQFRIMPLSDPLLHSHINDMGVVMESTGQVQTCEYLNGREDLILSVNVPAFNEKNGGSLSLPSVVPIGAPWQHIYLLARRQQKIYVEVFDVAPIKLTLSFSSSLWMLRNGVLTSGESLIHRGIMALADVEGARIHLKQLTIVHHMASWESIEEILIRHYTRQLLHEMYKVFGSAGVIGNPMGFARSLGLGLRDFLSMPARSVLQSPTGLITGMAQGSTSLLSNTVYAISDAATQFSKAAHKGIVALTFDDQAVSSMEKQQMSAASQSKGVINEVLEGLTGLLQSPIKGAEKHGLPGVLSGIALGVTGLLAKPAASILEVTGKTAQSIRNRSRLYQMGSQRFRARLPRPLSRELPLRPYSWEEAVGTSVLVEADNDLKLKDEVLVMCKALKQAGKFVIITERFVLIVSCPSLVELGKPEFRGISADPEWVIESEIGLESVIHADSDQEVVHIVGSSPDTIQRQNQHHPRKGVGTRTVRWSNPTTLPLFQTNLELASKEDAESLLQILLSTIELGKERGWGYGHLLHQGNIK